From one Gossypium hirsutum isolate 1008001.06 chromosome D08, Gossypium_hirsutum_v2.1, whole genome shotgun sequence genomic stretch:
- the LOC107908925 gene encoding probable protein phosphatase 2C 76 isoform X2 codes for MMVDSGATTNQGPVVDMISEKDGDGGYVTGGWKSEDGKLSYGYSSFRGKRATMEDFYDIKTSKINGQMVCMFGIFDGHGGSHAAEYLKQHLFENLMKHPKFITDTKLAISETYPQTDVDFLDSERNTYRDDGSTASTAVLVGNHLYVANVGDSRTIISKAGEAIPLSEDHKPNRTDERKRIENAGGVVMWAGTWRVGGVLAMSRAFGDRMLKQFVVAEPEIQDKEIDEEFELLVLASDGLWDVVPNEDAVSLAGAEEEPEKAARKLTEAAFTRGSADNITCIVVRFHHEKAAPVNPKHE; via the exons ATGATGGTTGATTCAGGTGCAACAACAAACCAGGGTCCCGTTGTTGATATGATATCTGAGAAAGATGGTGATGGCGGATATGTTACTGGAGGGTGGAAAAG TGAAGATGGAAAATTAAGCTATGGCTATTCAAGTTTCAGGGGAAAGAGAGCAACCATGGAAGATTTCTATGATATTAAAACTTCCAAGATTAATGGGCAGATGGTCTGCATGTTTGGAATCTTTGATG GGCATGGTGGTTCTCATGCTGCTGAGTATTTGAAACAACACCTTTTTGAGAATCTAATGAAGCATCCAAAGTTCATCACTGACACCAAACTTGCCATAA GTGAAACATATCCACAGACTGATGTAGATTTCTTGGATTCTGAAAGAAATACTTATCGAGATGATGGTTCAACTGCTTCAACAGCAGTATTGGTTGGTAACCATCTATATGTTGCCAATGTTGGAGACTCAAGGACTATAATATCCAAGGCTGGAGAAG ctATCCCTCTCTCAGAGGATCATAAACCAAATAGAACTGATGAACGGAAGAGAATTGAAAATGCTGGTGGGGTTGTTATGTGGGCAg GAACTTGGAGGGTAGGAGGTGTATTAGCTATGTCTCGAGCTTTCGGTGATCGCATGTTGAAGCAATTTGTTGTTGCAGAACCAGAAATTCAG GATAAAGAGATCGATGAAGAGTTTGAGTTGCTTGTGCTTGCTAGTGATGGGTTATGGGATGTAGTGCCTAATGAG GATGCTGTTTCCCTAGCAGGAGCAGAAGAAGAACCCGAGAAAGCTGCCAGAAAGTTGACTGAAGCAGCGTTCACACGTGGGAGTGCGGACAATATAACATGCATTGTGGTGAGATTTCACCATGAGAAGGCTGCTCCAGTTAATCCCAAGCATGAGTAG
- the LOC107908925 gene encoding probable protein phosphatase 2C 76 isoform X1 — MKSATLPLLLLEKTPRYAVRPYSSPFLIGILHVFQPGSDPVLLSGIIDQRMMVDSGATTNQGPVVDMISEKDGDGGYVTGGWKSEDGKLSYGYSSFRGKRATMEDFYDIKTSKINGQMVCMFGIFDGHGGSHAAEYLKQHLFENLMKHPKFITDTKLAISETYPQTDVDFLDSERNTYRDDGSTASTAVLVGNHLYVANVGDSRTIISKAGEAIPLSEDHKPNRTDERKRIENAGGVVMWAGTWRVGGVLAMSRAFGDRMLKQFVVAEPEIQDKEIDEEFELLVLASDGLWDVVPNEDAVSLAGAEEEPEKAARKLTEAAFTRGSADNITCIVVRFHHEKAAPVNPKHE; from the exons ATGAAGAGTGCCACGTTGCCACTTCTCCTCCTCG AGAAAACTCCACGCTACGCTGTCCGTCCCTACTCATCTCCATTTCTGATTGGCATCCTCCACGTCTTCCAACCTGGATCCGATCCGGTTCTTTTATCCGGAATTATCGACCAGAG GATGATGGTTGATTCAGGTGCAACAACAAACCAGGGTCCCGTTGTTGATATGATATCTGAGAAAGATGGTGATGGCGGATATGTTACTGGAGGGTGGAAAAG TGAAGATGGAAAATTAAGCTATGGCTATTCAAGTTTCAGGGGAAAGAGAGCAACCATGGAAGATTTCTATGATATTAAAACTTCCAAGATTAATGGGCAGATGGTCTGCATGTTTGGAATCTTTGATG GGCATGGTGGTTCTCATGCTGCTGAGTATTTGAAACAACACCTTTTTGAGAATCTAATGAAGCATCCAAAGTTCATCACTGACACCAAACTTGCCATAA GTGAAACATATCCACAGACTGATGTAGATTTCTTGGATTCTGAAAGAAATACTTATCGAGATGATGGTTCAACTGCTTCAACAGCAGTATTGGTTGGTAACCATCTATATGTTGCCAATGTTGGAGACTCAAGGACTATAATATCCAAGGCTGGAGAAG ctATCCCTCTCTCAGAGGATCATAAACCAAATAGAACTGATGAACGGAAGAGAATTGAAAATGCTGGTGGGGTTGTTATGTGGGCAg GAACTTGGAGGGTAGGAGGTGTATTAGCTATGTCTCGAGCTTTCGGTGATCGCATGTTGAAGCAATTTGTTGTTGCAGAACCAGAAATTCAG GATAAAGAGATCGATGAAGAGTTTGAGTTGCTTGTGCTTGCTAGTGATGGGTTATGGGATGTAGTGCCTAATGAG GATGCTGTTTCCCTAGCAGGAGCAGAAGAAGAACCCGAGAAAGCTGCCAGAAAGTTGACTGAAGCAGCGTTCACACGTGGGAGTGCGGACAATATAACATGCATTGTGGTGAGATTTCACCATGAGAAGGCTGCTCCAGTTAATCCCAAGCATGAGTAG